From a region of the Kaistia sp. 32K genome:
- a CDS encoding TMEM175 family protein has translation MGKGRIEAFSDGVIAIIITIMVLELEVPHHVDLHSLLPLLPVFLSYVLSFIMIGIYWNNHHHMFHVVHHVRGGVLWANLHLLFWLSLMPFTTAWMGENHIESLPVALYGFVLMMSGVAYYILARSLIALEGQDSALAIAFGQDRKGKISVLIYAAAIVLAFVSPWIAIACYVVVALIWLVPDRRVEKVLLAAPAHGNTPGPNAPHP, from the coding sequence ATGGGCAAGGGCCGGATCGAGGCATTCAGCGACGGTGTCATCGCCATCATCATCACGATCATGGTGCTGGAGCTCGAGGTGCCCCACCACGTGGACCTCCACTCGCTGCTGCCGCTGCTGCCGGTCTTTCTCAGCTATGTGCTGAGCTTCATCATGATCGGCATCTACTGGAACAACCACCACCACATGTTCCATGTCGTCCATCACGTCCGGGGCGGCGTGCTCTGGGCCAATTTGCACCTTCTGTTCTGGCTGTCGCTGATGCCGTTCACGACCGCCTGGATGGGCGAGAACCACATCGAATCCCTTCCGGTGGCGCTTTACGGCTTCGTGCTGATGATGTCCGGCGTCGCCTACTACATCCTCGCCCGTTCCCTCATCGCGCTGGAGGGGCAGGACTCGGCGCTGGCGATCGCCTTCGGCCAGGATCGCAAGGGCAAGATCTCGGTGCTGATCTACGCCGCAGCGATCGTGCTCGCCTTCGTCAGTCCGTGGATCGCCATCGCCTGCTATGTCGTGGTGGCCTTGATCTGGCTGGTTCCCGACCGCCGCGTCGAAAAGGTGTTGCTGGCCGCTCCGGCGCATGGGAACACGCCGGGACCAAATGCACCGCACCCCTGA
- the thiE gene encoding thiamine phosphate synthase translates to MSRPFDLSLYLVTDEDLAGPRGVVEAVRAAIDGGVTLVQHRFKQGSTRDFVATAQALVDLLRPRGIPLIINDRVDVALAVDADGVHVGQSDMRVAKVRELIGPDRILGLSAAQFEELTPEDLAPIDYLGVGPVFATATKANARDPIGFEHLGRIKAASGLPVVAIGGLKAEHVEPTLAAGADGLAIVSAIIAAEDPERAARDFADRIARFRSQK, encoded by the coding sequence ATGAGCCGTCCTTTCGATCTTTCGCTCTATCTCGTCACGGACGAGGACCTGGCCGGCCCGCGCGGCGTGGTCGAGGCAGTCCGCGCCGCGATCGACGGCGGCGTCACGCTCGTGCAGCATCGCTTCAAGCAGGGCTCGACCCGCGATTTCGTGGCGACGGCGCAGGCGCTGGTGGATCTGCTGCGCCCGCGCGGCATTCCGCTGATCATCAACGATCGCGTCGACGTGGCGCTGGCGGTCGATGCCGATGGCGTGCATGTCGGCCAGAGCGACATGCGGGTCGCCAAGGTGCGCGAGCTGATCGGCCCCGATCGCATCCTCGGCCTGTCGGCGGCGCAGTTCGAGGAACTGACGCCGGAAGACCTCGCGCCGATCGACTATCTCGGCGTCGGCCCGGTCTTCGCCACGGCGACCAAGGCGAATGCGCGCGATCCGATCGGCTTCGAGCATCTCGGCCGCATCAAGGCGGCGTCCGGTCTGCCGGTCGTCGCCATCGGCGGCCTGAAGGCGGAGCATGTCGAGCCGACGCTAGCGGCCGGCGCCGACGGTCTCGCGATCGTTTCCGCCATCATCGCGGCGGAAGACCCGGAACGCGCCGCGCGCGATTTCGCCGATCGCATCGCCCGCTTCCGTTCGCAGAAATAG
- a CDS encoding FAD-linked oxidase C-terminal domain-containing protein, translating into MSAIEIPKPDPGILARRDAILAGLAALVPPTSLITEEDERRAFDTDALTAYRRIPLAVVLPETTEQVSKVLTFLNQQGVKVVARGAGTSLAGGAIPSEDAVVLGVSKMNRILDVDTDNRTIRVEAGVTNLGVTGAVSHLGFFYAPDPSSQLACTIAGNIAMNSGGAHCLKYGVTTNNVLGVKIVMIDGTVLEIGGAHLDAPGYDLLGLIVGSEGQLGIVTEATLRILPLAEGARPMLMGFQSAEDAGACVAAIIASGIIPVAIEYMDRPAIKVCEAFAHAGYPLDVEALLIIEVEGSEAEIEDLIGRITKIAADFNPSGLRISQSEAESAAIWKGRKSAFGAMGRLADYICMDGTIPTGQLSAVLTGIARICDGYGLRVSNIFHAGDGNLHPLVLFNANDPDEQDKAERCGEDILKLCVDLGGCLTGEHGVGIEKRDLMTYQFNTIDLDQQMRVKSALDPQWLLNPHKVFPLQGRPV; encoded by the coding sequence ATGTCCGCGATAGAGATTCCGAAGCCGGATCCCGGCATTCTCGCGCGTCGGGATGCGATTCTTGCCGGTCTCGCCGCCTTGGTACCACCAACCTCCCTGATCACCGAGGAGGATGAGCGCCGCGCCTTCGATACGGACGCGCTCACCGCCTATCGCCGCATCCCGCTCGCGGTCGTGCTTCCGGAAACCACCGAGCAGGTTTCCAAGGTGTTAACATTCCTGAACCAGCAGGGCGTCAAGGTCGTCGCGCGCGGCGCCGGCACGTCGCTGGCCGGCGGGGCCATCCCGAGCGAGGACGCCGTCGTGCTCGGCGTCTCGAAGATGAACCGCATCCTCGATGTCGACACCGACAACCGGACGATCCGCGTCGAGGCGGGCGTCACCAATCTCGGCGTCACCGGCGCTGTCTCCCATCTCGGCTTCTTCTACGCGCCCGATCCGTCGAGCCAGCTCGCCTGCACCATCGCCGGCAACATCGCCATGAACTCCGGCGGCGCGCATTGCCTGAAATACGGCGTCACCACCAACAATGTGCTGGGCGTCAAGATCGTCATGATCGACGGCACCGTGCTGGAGATCGGCGGCGCGCATCTCGATGCGCCGGGCTACGATTTGCTCGGCCTGATCGTCGGATCGGAGGGGCAGCTCGGCATCGTCACCGAGGCGACGCTCCGTATCCTGCCGCTCGCCGAAGGCGCGCGCCCGATGCTGATGGGCTTCCAGTCGGCCGAGGACGCCGGCGCCTGCGTCGCCGCGATCATCGCCTCGGGCATCATTCCGGTCGCGATCGAATATATGGACCGGCCGGCGATCAAGGTCTGCGAGGCCTTCGCCCATGCCGGCTATCCGCTTGACGTCGAGGCGCTGCTGATCATCGAGGTGGAGGGATCCGAAGCCGAGATCGAGGATCTGATCGGCCGCATCACCAAGATCGCCGCCGATTTCAACCCTTCGGGCCTGCGCATCTCGCAGTCGGAAGCGGAGAGCGCCGCGATCTGGAAGGGCCGCAAGTCCGCCTTCGGCGCCATGGGCCGGCTCGCCGACTATATCTGCATGGACGGCACCATCCCGACCGGCCAGCTCTCGGCGGTGCTGACCGGCATCGCCAGGATTTGCGACGGCTACGGGCTGCGCGTCTCCAACATATTCCATGCCGGCGACGGCAATCTGCACCCGCTCGTCCTCTTCAACGCCAATGATCCGGACGAACAGGACAAGGCCGAGCGCTGCGGCGAGGACATCCTGAAGCTCTGCGTCGATCTCGGCGGCTGCCTCACCGGTGAGCACGGCGTCGGCATCGAGAAGCGCGATCTGATGACCTACCAGTTCAACACCATCGATCTCGACCAGCAAATGCGGGTGAAGAGCGCGCTCGATCCGCAATGGCTGCTCAATCCGCACAAGGTGTTCCCGCTTCAAGGGCGCCCGGTCTGA
- the aceB gene encoding malate synthase A, giving the protein MSATNAERLVVKGAIGPRFDEILTPEALAFVAELHGRFDAKRRALLEFRNERQVFFDNGGLPDFLPETKAIREGDWKVAPIPADLQDRRVEITGPVDRKMIVNALNSGAKVFMADFEDASSPVWANMVEGQINLKDRWADKIDFTDPRGKDYKLGPNPAVLIIRPRGWHLPERHITFDGADASGSLVDFGLYVFHNAKAALAQGSGPYFYLPKTESHLEARLWDEVFTYAEEALGLAHGTIKATVLIETLPAAFEMDEILYELKDHMAGLNCGRWDYIFSFIKTLRNNKAFLLPDRGQVVMGKAFLLAYSELLIKTCHRRGAFAMGGMAAQIPVKNNPEANAAAFERVKADKEREAKAGHDGTWVAHPDLVPVAMEVFDRLMPTPNQLSKLREEVSFGQKDMLAIHEGTRTEAGLRHNIRVGVQYIEAWLRGRGAVPIYNLMEDAATAEISRAQIWQQLNFEATLEDGQKVTEELFRRALAEEMEVVKGEVGPDNYAAGRFPEAIELFAKLSTAKTFEPFLTVPAYKLID; this is encoded by the coding sequence ATGTCCGCCACCAACGCTGAACGCCTCGTCGTCAAGGGCGCCATCGGCCCCCGCTTTGACGAGATCCTGACGCCCGAGGCGCTCGCTTTCGTCGCCGAACTGCATGGCCGTTTCGATGCCAAGCGCCGCGCCCTGCTCGAATTCCGCAACGAGCGCCAGGTCTTCTTCGACAATGGCGGCCTGCCGGACTTCCTGCCGGAGACCAAGGCGATCCGCGAGGGTGACTGGAAGGTGGCGCCGATCCCGGCCGACCTGCAGGACCGTCGTGTCGAGATCACCGGCCCCGTCGATCGCAAGATGATCGTCAACGCGCTGAATTCCGGCGCGAAGGTCTTCATGGCCGACTTCGAGGATGCCTCGTCGCCGGTCTGGGCCAACATGGTCGAGGGCCAGATCAACCTGAAAGATCGCTGGGCCGACAAGATCGACTTCACCGATCCGCGCGGCAAGGACTACAAGCTCGGCCCCAATCCGGCCGTGCTGATCATCCGCCCGCGCGGCTGGCACCTGCCCGAGCGCCACATCACCTTCGACGGCGCCGATGCATCGGGCTCGCTGGTCGATTTCGGCCTCTACGTCTTCCACAACGCCAAGGCGGCGCTGGCACAGGGCTCCGGCCCCTATTTCTACCTGCCGAAGACCGAGAGCCACCTGGAAGCGCGCCTCTGGGACGAGGTCTTCACCTATGCCGAGGAGGCGCTCGGCCTCGCGCACGGCACGATCAAGGCGACCGTCCTGATCGAGACGCTGCCGGCCGCGTTCGAGATGGACGAGATCCTCTACGAGTTGAAGGACCACATGGCCGGCCTCAATTGCGGCCGCTGGGACTACATCTTCTCGTTCATCAAGACGCTCCGGAACAACAAGGCGTTCCTGCTGCCGGATCGCGGCCAGGTCGTCATGGGCAAAGCGTTCCTGCTCGCCTATTCGGAACTGCTGATCAAGACCTGCCACCGTCGCGGCGCCTTCGCCATGGGCGGCATGGCGGCGCAGATCCCGGTCAAGAACAACCCGGAAGCCAACGCCGCCGCCTTCGAGCGGGTCAAGGCCGACAAGGAGCGCGAGGCGAAGGCCGGCCATGACGGCACCTGGGTCGCGCATCCCGATCTCGTGCCGGTCGCGATGGAAGTGTTCGATCGCCTGATGCCGACGCCGAACCAGCTCTCGAAGCTGCGCGAGGAGGTCTCCTTCGGTCAGAAGGACATGCTCGCCATCCATGAGGGCACGCGGACGGAGGCGGGGCTCCGCCACAACATCCGCGTCGGTGTCCAGTATATCGAGGCGTGGCTGCGCGGCCGCGGCGCGGTGCCGATCTACAATTTGATGGAAGACGCGGCGACGGCCGAGATCAGCCGCGCGCAGATCTGGCAGCAGTTGAACTTCGAGGCGACGCTCGAGGACGGCCAGAAGGTGACGGAAGAGCTGTTCCGCCGTGCTCTGGCCGAGGAGATGGAAGTGGTGAAGGGCGAGGTCGGGCCGGACAATTACGCCGCCGGCCGTTTCCCCGAGGCGATCGAGCTCTTCGCCAAGCTCTCGACTGCCAAGACCTTCGAGCCCTTCCTGACGGTGCCGGCCTACAAGCTCATCGACTGA
- a CDS encoding DUF1488 domain-containing protein yields the protein MSIQFPNRSRSYSETHHRIQFWGHDQSLEVSFFLEADALERIHPDAAQDEASALRAFDANRTRIEHAAMRLYSRHAHASYTLTARDI from the coding sequence ATGAGCATCCAGTTCCCCAATCGAAGCCGCAGTTATAGCGAGACGCACCACCGCATCCAGTTCTGGGGGCATGACCAGTCGCTGGAGGTGTCGTTCTTCCTGGAGGCCGACGCGCTGGAGCGGATCCATCCCGATGCCGCGCAGGACGAGGCTTCGGCGCTTCGGGCCTTCGATGCCAATCGGACGCGGATCGAGCACGCGGCGATGCGGCTCTATTCCCGCCACGCTCACGCTTCCTACACGCTCACCGCGCGCGATATCTGA
- a CDS encoding glyoxalase superfamily protein, protein MRDFRDAKAMAKALRAAMAERQIELSHSETLEIVARQFGFDNWNILAAELAAEGKPAEPEVPASLQFKQVIPILRIFDIAKAMEFYRDFLGFAVDWEHRYAEGMPLYAQVSRAGAVLHLSEHHGDASPGSTVFVWMRGIEAFHRELLGKKYGYSRPGLEKTGYDARMVEVPDPFGNRIRFNEANALRTDGAG, encoded by the coding sequence ATGCGCGATTTTCGCGATGCCAAAGCCATGGCAAAGGCGCTCCGCGCCGCGATGGCCGAGCGCCAGATCGAACTCTCCCATAGCGAAACGCTGGAGATCGTCGCCCGCCAGTTCGGGTTCGACAACTGGAACATCCTCGCGGCCGAATTGGCGGCGGAGGGAAAGCCCGCCGAGCCGGAGGTGCCGGCCAGCCTGCAGTTCAAGCAGGTCATCCCGATCCTGCGGATCTTCGATATCGCCAAGGCGATGGAGTTCTATCGCGATTTCCTCGGCTTCGCGGTCGACTGGGAGCATCGCTATGCCGAGGGCATGCCGCTCTACGCGCAGGTGTCGCGCGCCGGCGCGGTCCTGCATCTCTCCGAGCATCACGGCGACGCCAGCCCCGGCTCGACCGTGTTCGTCTGGATGCGCGGCATCGAGGCCTTCCACCGCGAACTGCTCGGCAAGAAGTATGGATATTCGCGTCCCGGTCTCGAAAAGACCGGCTATGACGCGCGGATGGTCGAGGTGCCGGATCCGTTCGGCAACCGCATCCGCTTCAACGAGGCGAATGCGTTGCGAACAGACGGCGCCGGCTAA
- a CDS encoding FAD-binding protein, with the protein MTSILLPDTEAEIEAIVHEAAQSRSPLAIHGGGSRPIGGIVHAHRTLSTQQMTGITLYEPSELVLSARAGTPLALIQETLAANRQRLPFEPIDYRHLLGNHGTPTIGGMTASNSSGPRRIHSGAARDALIGIRATTGRGETIKSGGRVMKNVTGYDFVKLMAGSWGTLGVLTEVTYKLLPEVETEVTLLLSGLSAERAVAAMTAALATPFEVTGAAHLPAGDGAPSRTVLRIEGFDASVTYRTARLEGLLRPFGSFETLGLEASRVLWKSIRDVEALETPHDAAIWRISVRPSDGPEVGAKLEAALGSRLLYDWAGGLIWASAPADGDGGAAVVRAAVGAVGGHALLVRGSPTLRASVPVFQPEAPAVAEMSRRIRATFDPAGILNPGRM; encoded by the coding sequence ATGACGTCGATCCTTCTCCCCGATACCGAGGCCGAGATCGAGGCGATCGTGCATGAGGCGGCGCAGTCGCGCAGCCCGCTGGCGATCCATGGTGGAGGCTCGCGGCCGATCGGCGGCATCGTCCATGCGCACCGGACGCTGTCGACCCAGCAGATGACCGGCATCACCCTCTACGAGCCGTCCGAGCTCGTGCTCTCGGCCCGCGCCGGCACGCCGCTCGCCTTGATCCAGGAAACGCTCGCCGCCAACCGCCAGCGCCTGCCGTTCGAGCCGATCGACTATCGCCACCTGCTCGGCAATCACGGCACCCCGACGATCGGCGGCATGACCGCCTCCAACAGCTCGGGCCCGCGCCGCATCCACTCCGGCGCGGCGCGTGACGCGCTGATCGGCATCCGCGCCACGACCGGGCGGGGCGAGACGATCAAGTCCGGCGGCCGGGTGATGAAGAACGTCACCGGCTATGATTTCGTCAAGCTGATGGCCGGTTCCTGGGGCACCCTCGGCGTGCTGACCGAGGTGACCTACAAGCTGCTGCCGGAGGTCGAGACGGAAGTCACCCTGCTGCTCTCCGGCCTTTCGGCGGAGCGCGCCGTCGCGGCGATGACGGCAGCTCTCGCGACGCCGTTCGAGGTGACGGGAGCCGCGCATCTGCCGGCCGGTGATGGCGCGCCGTCGCGCACCGTGCTTCGGATCGAGGGCTTCGATGCGTCCGTGACCTATCGCACCGCCCGTCTCGAAGGCCTGCTGCGGCCGTTCGGGTCGTTCGAGACGCTGGGGCTCGAGGCGTCGCGCGTGCTGTGGAAGTCGATCCGCGACGTGGAAGCGCTGGAAACGCCGCACGACGCGGCCATCTGGCGGATCTCGGTCCGGCCGAGCGACGGCCCGGAAGTGGGCGCGAAGCTCGAGGCGGCGCTGGGCAGCCGGCTGCTCTATGACTGGGCCGGCGGTTTGATCTGGGCGAGCGCCCCGGCAGATGGCGATGGCGGCGCGGCGGTCGTGCGCGCGGCGGTCGGCGCCGTCGGTGGTCATGCTTTGCTGGTGCGCGGTTCGCCGACGCTGCGGGCGAGCGTGCCGGTCTTCCAGCCGGAAGCGCCGGCGGTGGCCGAGATGTCGCGCCGCATCCGCGCGACCTTCGATCCGGCCGGCATCCTCAATCCCGGGCGGATGTGA
- the thiM gene encoding hydroxyethylthiazole kinase yields MSATPQSATPQVSIAEAVSALDALRAARPLVQNITNYVAMTISANVLLAVGASPAMVHSEAEVDEFVAISNALVINIGTLSPDWLTGMRKAAARAVALGKPWVLDPVGCGATKFRTDFAVELSRAGPAIIRGNASEIMSLAGAAGAGGKGVDSTASSDAALAAGKALAKASGAVVAITGETDYVTDGTHVVAITGGSALMPLSTALGCALSATVAAFAAVRPPFEAAVAALAVYGAAGAAAAARVTGPGHLPAELCDALYGADAALVERYATIKTVEEVNV; encoded by the coding sequence ATGTCTGCCACCCCCCAATCTGCCACCCCCCAGGTCTCGATCGCCGAGGCCGTCAGCGCCCTCGACGCCCTGCGCGCCGCCCGGCCGCTGGTGCAGAACATCACCAACTATGTCGCCATGACGATTTCGGCCAATGTGCTGCTCGCCGTTGGCGCGTCGCCGGCGATGGTGCACTCCGAAGCCGAGGTCGACGAGTTCGTCGCGATCTCGAACGCGCTCGTCATCAATATCGGCACGCTGTCGCCGGACTGGCTGACCGGCATGCGCAAGGCGGCGGCGCGCGCGGTCGCCCTCGGCAAGCCCTGGGTGCTCGATCCCGTCGGCTGCGGCGCCACCAAGTTCCGCACCGATTTCGCCGTCGAATTGAGCCGTGCCGGCCCCGCCATCATTCGCGGCAATGCCAGCGAGATCATGAGCCTCGCGGGAGCCGCCGGGGCAGGGGGCAAGGGCGTCGATTCGACCGCCTCCTCCGACGCCGCGCTCGCGGCCGGCAAGGCGCTGGCCAAAGCCAGCGGCGCGGTCGTCGCCATCACCGGCGAGACCGACTATGTCACCGACGGCACCCATGTCGTGGCGATCACCGGCGGCAGCGCGCTGATGCCGCTCTCGACCGCGCTCGGCTGCGCGCTGTCGGCCACCGTCGCCGCCTTCGCCGCCGTGCGTCCGCCCTTCGAGGCCGCCGTCGCGGCGCTCGCCGTCTATGGCGCCGCCGGCGCCGCTGCCGCGGCACGGGTGACCGGGCCGGGGCATCTTCCCGCCGAACTCTGCGACGCGCTCTACGGAGCCGACGCCGCCCTCGTCGAGCGCTATGCGACGATCAAGACCGTTGAAGAGGTGAATGTCTGA
- a CDS encoding LysR family transcriptional regulator has translation MSTLTDMEIFARVVTAGSLSAAGRELDLSPAVVSKRLKRLEDRLGTRLLQRTTRQIALTEAGRGFHDRVVQILASIDEAESFVSRRSDVARGTLKVSAPTTFGRLHITPYLGSFLAANPDLTVNLVLSDEFVDLIKDGIDVSIRIAELMDSSLVARRLAPNHRVLCATPAYLAEHGTPKTIADLDKHSLLATASQDPWRLEGPDGPVTVHVEGRLRTNSNEVVREAVLAGLGIAFRSTWDVGPDLRAGRLTTVLPAYRASRHVAVHAVYPSRRFLAAKVRLFINHLAGLYGERPHWDEGLETILAPTRG, from the coding sequence ATGAGCACCCTCACTGATATGGAGATCTTCGCCCGCGTTGTCACCGCCGGAAGCCTTTCGGCGGCGGGGCGCGAGCTCGATCTTTCTCCCGCCGTCGTGTCCAAGCGCCTGAAGCGGCTGGAGGACCGGCTGGGCACGCGCCTGTTGCAGCGCACGACCCGGCAGATTGCACTGACCGAGGCGGGGCGCGGCTTTCACGACCGCGTCGTGCAGATCCTGGCTTCGATCGACGAGGCGGAATCCTTCGTCAGCCGGCGTTCCGACGTGGCCCGCGGCACGCTCAAGGTGTCGGCGCCGACCACCTTCGGCCGCCTGCACATCACGCCCTATCTCGGCTCGTTCCTGGCGGCCAATCCGGACCTGACCGTCAATCTCGTGCTCTCGGACGAGTTCGTCGACCTGATCAAGGACGGCATCGACGTATCGATCCGGATCGCCGAGCTGATGGATTCGAGCCTGGTGGCGCGGCGACTGGCGCCGAATCACCGGGTGCTCTGCGCGACGCCGGCCTATCTCGCCGAACACGGCACGCCGAAGACGATCGCCGATCTCGATAAGCATTCGCTGCTCGCCACCGCCAGCCAGGATCCGTGGCGGCTGGAGGGGCCGGACGGGCCGGTCACCGTGCATGTCGAGGGCAGGCTTCGGACCAACTCCAACGAAGTAGTGCGCGAGGCCGTGCTGGCCGGCCTCGGCATCGCCTTCCGCTCGACCTGGGATGTCGGGCCGGACCTGCGCGCCGGGCGGCTCACCACGGTGCTGCCGGCCTACCGCGCCTCGCGGCACGTCGCCGTCCACGCAGTCTATCCGAGCCGCCGCTTTCTCGCCGCCAAGGTCCGCCTGTTCATCAACCATCTCGCCGGCCTCTATGGCGAACGCCCGCATTGGGACGAAGGGCTCGAGACGATCCTCGCGCCGACGCGGGGATGA
- the glcF gene encoding glycolate oxidase subunit GlcF: protein MQTSFSLAQLADPDVRESEKILRTCVHCGFCTATCPTYVLLGDELDSPRGRIYLIKDMLEGGKPANEQVVKHVDRCLSCLSCMSTCPSGVNYMHLVDHARAHIEETYDRPMADKAIRAALAAVMPHRNRFRLALVAAAAARPFAGPIGKVPGFKRISAMLKLAPRFPHGRTASEGPGTFPTKAEKRGRVALLSGCVQPVLDPAINEATIRLLNRVGVEVVIAKGETCCGSLAHHMGKSGQAHETAKRTIDAWIAEMDGEGLDAIIITASGCGTTIKDYGFMFREDAAYAEKAKRVSAIAKDITEYLESLKLAPVAAPKALTVAYHSACSMQHGQQIKTTPKTLLSKAGFTVRDVPEGHLCCGSAGTYNMLQPELSQQLKSRKLGNIAKVAPDVVATGNIGCITQLSDGAGVPVVHTIELLDWAYGGPKPAGIAN from the coding sequence ATGCAAACCTCCTTCTCCCTTGCCCAGCTCGCCGACCCGGATGTTCGTGAATCCGAGAAGATCCTGCGCACCTGCGTGCATTGCGGCTTCTGCACGGCGACCTGTCCGACCTATGTGCTGCTCGGCGACGAGCTCGACAGTCCGCGCGGCCGCATCTACCTGATCAAGGACATGCTGGAAGGCGGCAAGCCCGCCAACGAGCAGGTCGTGAAGCATGTCGATCGCTGCCTGTCCTGCCTCTCCTGCATGTCGACCTGTCCGTCCGGCGTGAACTACATGCACCTCGTCGATCATGCCCGCGCGCATATCGAGGAGACCTATGACCGGCCGATGGCCGACAAGGCGATCCGTGCGGCGCTCGCCGCCGTGATGCCACACCGCAATCGCTTCCGGCTGGCGCTTGTCGCAGCCGCCGCCGCGCGACCTTTCGCAGGTCCGATCGGCAAGGTGCCGGGCTTCAAGCGCATCAGCGCCATGTTGAAACTGGCGCCGCGCTTCCCGCACGGCCGGACGGCTTCGGAAGGGCCGGGCACGTTCCCGACGAAGGCCGAGAAGCGCGGTCGCGTCGCGTTGCTCTCCGGCTGCGTGCAGCCAGTGCTCGATCCCGCCATCAACGAGGCGACGATCCGCCTGCTGAATCGCGTCGGCGTCGAGGTGGTGATCGCCAAGGGCGAGACCTGCTGCGGTTCGCTCGCCCATCACATGGGCAAGTCCGGCCAGGCGCACGAGACAGCGAAGCGGACGATCGACGCCTGGATCGCCGAGATGGACGGCGAGGGCCTCGACGCCATCATCATCACCGCGTCGGGCTGCGGCACGACGATCAAGGACTACGGCTTCATGTTCCGCGAGGATGCCGCCTATGCCGAGAAGGCGAAGCGGGTCTCGGCGATCGCCAAGGACATCACGGAGTATCTGGAGAGCCTGAAGCTCGCGCCGGTCGCGGCGCCGAAGGCGCTGACGGTAGCGTATCATTCGGCCTGCTCGATGCAGCACGGCCAGCAGATCAAGACGACGCCGAAGACGCTGCTGTCGAAGGCCGGCTTCACCGTCCGTGACGTGCCGGAAGGGCATCTCTGCTGCGGTTCCGCCGGCACCTACAACATGCTGCAGCCGGAGCTCTCGCAGCAGCTGAAGTCGCGCAAGCTGGGCAACATCGCCAAGGTCGCGCCCGACGTCGTCGCCACCGGCAATATCGGCTGCATCACGCAGCTTTCCGACGGCGCGGGCGTGCCGGTCGTCCATACGATCGAGCTGCTCGACTGGGCCTATGGCGGCCCGAAGCCGGCCGGCATCGCGAACTGA